One Mytilus trossulus isolate FHL-02 chromosome 5, PNRI_Mtr1.1.1.hap1, whole genome shotgun sequence DNA segment encodes these proteins:
- the LOC134717822 gene encoding zinc finger protein 235-like gives MTTQTDDTHDKPHVCEVCCKGFSQSGSLMKHMRIHTGGKPHTCGVCGKGFSRLGNLKTHMRTHRNKPYGCKVCCKSFSQLDDLKTHMRTHTGDQPHNCGVCGKGFSRLDNLKTHLRTNRNKTHACDVCSKEFSKPCSLNIHMLTHTGDTLHVCKVCGKGCSRLGGLKTHMRTHTGDTPYVCDVCGRGFSQSGSLKNHKRTHTGDKPYICDVCGKEFSRLDNLKDHLKKHVGDKLYGCDVCGKGFGRLDNLKNHMRTHTDDKHHDCDVCGKGFSQPCSLKNHKRTHTGDIHVPCECDVCGSGFSRLGNLQTHMRTHTGEKPHACDLCGKQFSQSSSFSRLKDLKTHMRTHTYDQPHDCGVCGKGFSRRHYLQIHMRIHTGNKPHSFDVCG, from the coding sequence ATGACAACACAAACAGATGATACACATGACAAACCTCATGTCTGTGAGGTATGTTGTAAAGGCTTCAGTCAGTCGGGCAGTTTAATGAAACACATGAGAATACATACAGGTGGTAAACCTCACACCTGTGGTGTATGCGGGAAGGGCTTTAGTCGGCTGGGTAATTTAAAGACTCATATGAGAACACATAGGAACAAACCTTATGGCTGTAAAGTATGTTGTAAAAGCTTTAGTCAGCTGGATGATTTGAAGactcacatgagaacacatacaggtgACCAACCTCACAACTGTGGTGTATGCGGGAAAGGCTTTAGTCGGCTGGATAATTTAAAGACTCATTTGAGAACAAATAGAAACAAAACTCATGCCTGTGATGTATGCAGTAAAGAGTTCAGTAAGCCTTGTAGTTTAAACATTCACATGCTCACACATACAGGTGATACATTGCATGTATGTAAAGTATGTGGTAAAGGCTGTAGTCGGCTCGGTGGTTTAAAGACTCACATGCGAACACACACAGGGGATACACCTTATGtgtgtgatgtatgtggtagaGGCTTTAGTCAGTCGGGTAGTTTGAAGAATCACAAGAGAACCCATACAGGTGATAAACCATATATCTGTGATGTCTGTGGTAAAGAATTTAGTCGGCTGGATAATTTAAAAGATCACCTGAAAAAACATGTGGGCGATAAACTTTATGGCTGTGATGTGTGTGGAAAAGGGTTTGGTCGGCTGGATAATTTAAAGAATCATATGAGAACACATACGGACGATAAACATCATGACTGTGATGTTTGTGGTAAAGGGTTTAGTCAGCCTTGTAGTTTGAAGAATCACAAAAGAACACATACCggtgatatacatgtaccttgtgaatgtgatgtatgtggtagtGGGTTTAGTCGTCTTGGTAATTTACAGacacacatgagaacacatacaggtgAAAAACCTCATGCCTGTGATTTATGTGGTAAACAGTTTAGTCAGTCGAGTAGTTTTAGTCGGCTGAAGGATTTAAAGactcacatgagaacacatacataTGATCAACCTCATGACTGTGGTGTATGCGGTAAGGGCTTTAGTCGGCGTCATTATTTACAGATTCACATGAGAATACATACAGGTAATAAACCTCATTCATTCGACGTATGTGGTTAA